From the genome of Polyodon spathula isolate WHYD16114869_AA chromosome 14, ASM1765450v1, whole genome shotgun sequence, one region includes:
- the thap4 gene encoding THAP domain-containing protein 4 isoform X4: protein MSCPVLQTDAPLNPVIKPLEWMLGSWECDEPGEGTFPTIQPFRYTETLHIFHVGQPMLNFMFNAFHSETKKPLHRECGFIRVEPGKDKVAFIIAQNTGLVEIEEGKLSGQELTLQSQSVSRISFAKEPHVQQISRTFRLKEDGRLEQTVCMATEGQPLSKHLHITYRKRAP from the exons ATGCCCCATTGAACCCGGTAATAAAGCCCCTGGAGTGGATGCTGGGGTCCTGGGAGTGTGACGAGCCAGGAGAGGGGACCTTTCCCACCATCCAGCCCTTCCGATACACAGAGACGCTTCACATCTTCCACGTGGGACAGCCCATGCTTAACTTCAT GTTCAATGCCTTCCACTCTGAGACTAAGAAACCGCTGCACAGAGAATGTGGCTTCATCCGTGTGGAACCTGGCAAAGACAAAGTGGCTTTTATCATTGCCCAGAACACAG GCCTGGTTGAGATTGAGGAGGGGAAGCTTAGCGGTCAGGAGTTGACCCTGCAGTCCCAGTCTGTGTCCCGCATCTCCTTTGCTAAAGAGCCACACGTCCAGCAG ATCTCCCGGACTTTCCGACTCAAGGAAGATGGCAGGCTGGAGCAGACGGTGTGCATGGCGACTGAAGGCCAGCCTCTCTCAAAGCACCTGCACATCACCTACAGGAAGAGAGCGCCCTGA
- the thap4 gene encoding THAP domain-containing protein 4 isoform X3 has protein sequence MSCPVLQTADAPLNPVIKPLEWMLGSWECDEPGEGTFPTIQPFRYTETLHIFHVGQPMLNFMFNAFHSETKKPLHRECGFIRVEPGKDKVAFIIAQNTGLVEIEEGKLSGQELTLQSQSVSRISFAKEPHVQQISRTFRLKEDGRLEQTVCMATEGQPLSKHLHITYRKRAP, from the exons CAGATGCCCCATTGAACCCGGTAATAAAGCCCCTGGAGTGGATGCTGGGGTCCTGGGAGTGTGACGAGCCAGGAGAGGGGACCTTTCCCACCATCCAGCCCTTCCGATACACAGAGACGCTTCACATCTTCCACGTGGGACAGCCCATGCTTAACTTCAT GTTCAATGCCTTCCACTCTGAGACTAAGAAACCGCTGCACAGAGAATGTGGCTTCATCCGTGTGGAACCTGGCAAAGACAAAGTGGCTTTTATCATTGCCCAGAACACAG GCCTGGTTGAGATTGAGGAGGGGAAGCTTAGCGGTCAGGAGTTGACCCTGCAGTCCCAGTCTGTGTCCCGCATCTCCTTTGCTAAAGAGCCACACGTCCAGCAG ATCTCCCGGACTTTCCGACTCAAGGAAGATGGCAGGCTGGAGCAGACGGTGTGCATGGCGACTGAAGGCCAGCCTCTCTCAAAGCACCTGCACATCACCTACAGGAAGAGAGCGCCCTGA